The Oscillospiraceae bacterium genome contains a region encoding:
- the aadE gene encoding aminoglycoside nucleotidyltransferase ANT(6)-Ia codes for MRSEKEVYDIVLNFAKTDKRIRMVTLEGSRTNTNIPPDDFQDFDITFFVTDMDSFTSDDKWLDIFGERLILQKPEDMELFPAVEKGFSYLMLFTDDVKIDLTLLPLELIDEYFTWDKLVKLLLDKDNRIVKPPIPTDIDYHLQKPTQRMFDDCCNEFWNTTTYVVKGLCRKEILFAIDHMNDIVRKELLRMISWLIGIKQGFHFSLGKNYKFMKQYVPEELWERLMSTYNMDSYPHMWESFEQCMALFREVSSEVACQLDYQYPLYDEKISNYVIRQKKKYGIEDDNK; via the coding sequence ATGAGATCAGAAAAGGAAGTTTATGATATTGTTTTGAATTTTGCAAAAACAGACAAACGCATTCGCATGGTTACTTTGGAAGGATCTAGAACAAATACAAATATTCCGCCTGATGATTTTCAGGATTTTGATATTACTTTTTTTGTTACGGATATGGACAGCTTCACAAGTGATGATAAATGGCTAGATATATTTGGTGAAAGGTTGATTCTGCAAAAGCCGGAAGATATGGAATTATTTCCAGCTGTAGAAAAGGGATTTTCATATTTAATGCTGTTTACTGATGATGTTAAGATAGATTTAACTTTGCTGCCGCTGGAACTGATAGACGAGTATTTTACATGGGATAAACTGGTAAAGTTACTGTTGGATAAAGACAACCGTATCGTAAAGCCGCCAATACCAACGGATATAGACTACCACTTGCAGAAGCCTACTCAAAGAATGTTTGACGATTGCTGTAATGAATTTTGGAATACTACAACATATGTAGTAAAGGGCTTATGCCGCAAAGAAATTCTTTTTGCTATTGACCATATGAATGATATAGTACGAAAAGAATTGCTTCGCATGATTTCCTGGCTGATTGGTATCAAACAGGGATTTCATTTCAGTTTGGGAAAAAACTATAAATTTATGAAGCAATATGTCCCAGAGGAATTGTGGGAACGACTTATGTCCACTTATAATATGGATTCCTATCCCCATATGTGGGAATCCTTTGAACAATGTATGGCATTGTTCCGGGAGGTTTCGTCAGAAGTGGCATGCCAGTTGGATTACCAGTATCCACTATATGATGAAAAAATCAGTAATTATGTGATTCGGCAAAAGAAAAAATATGGCATTGAAGATGATAACAAATAA
- a CDS encoding transposase produces MRDNPYKDLPPLERRPDGSLYRMTPAQRKQAASLIRRECCCCEDGNCIVLDDGDTCTCPQTISFSVCCKWFRWAVLPLDGTLEAEIFRDKDLKRCEVCGGVFVPKSNRAKYCPGCAARVHRRQKTESERKRRSAVDS; encoded by the coding sequence ATGAGAGATAACCCCTATAAAGACTTGCCGCCGCTGGAACGCAGGCCGGACGGTTCCCTTTACCGCATGACCCCGGCGCAGAGAAAACAGGCGGCCAGCCTGATACGCCGGGAGTGCTGTTGCTGTGAGGACGGCAACTGCATTGTCCTTGACGATGGGGACACCTGCACCTGTCCGCAGACGATTTCTTTCTCGGTCTGCTGTAAGTGGTTCCGCTGGGCGGTCTTGCCGCTGGACGGGACGCTGGAAGCGGAGATTTTCCGGGATAAGGACTTGAAACGCTGTGAGGTCTGCGGCGGTGTGTTCGTCCCCAAATCCAACCGGGCAAAATACTGCCCCGGCTGTGCCGCCAGAGTTCACAGGCGGCAGAAAACAGAAAGTGAACGGAAAAGGAGGTCTGCTGTGGACAGTTAG
- a CDS encoding plasmid recombination enzyme type 3 codes for MAQHAILRFEKHKGNPARPLEAHHERQKEQYASNPDIDTSRSKYNFHIVKPEGRYYHFIQNRIEQAGCRTRKDSTRFVDTLVTASPEFFKGKSPKEIQAFFQRAADFLIGRVGRENIVSAVVHMDEKTPHLHLTFVPLTKDNRLCAKEIIGNRANLTKWQDDFHAYMVEKYPDLERGESASRTGRKHIPTRLFKQAVSLSRQARAIEATLDGINPLNAGKKKEEALSMLKKWFPQMENFSGQLKKYKVTINDLLAENEKLEARAKASEKGKMKDTMERAKLKSELDNLQRLVDRIPPDILAELKRQQRHTVKER; via the coding sequence ATGGCACAACACGCAATTTTGCGGTTTGAGAAGCACAAGGGCAACCCGGCAAGGCCGCTGGAAGCCCATCACGAAAGACAGAAAGAACAATACGCCAGCAACCCCGACATTGACACAAGCCGGAGCAAGTACAACTTTCATATCGTCAAGCCAGAGGGCAGGTACTATCATTTCATTCAAAACCGCATTGAACAGGCCGGGTGCCGAACCCGCAAGGACAGCACACGGTTTGTCGATACGCTGGTAACTGCCAGCCCGGAGTTTTTCAAGGGGAAATCCCCAAAGGAGATACAGGCGTTTTTCCAGAGGGCGGCGGACTTCCTCATTGGCCGGGTAGGACGGGAAAATATCGTGTCGGCGGTGGTACACATGGACGAGAAAACGCCCCACCTGCATTTGACCTTTGTTCCGCTGACAAAGGACAACCGCCTGTGTGCAAAGGAGATTATCGGCAACCGGGCAAACCTGACGAAGTGGCAGGACGATTTTCACGCCTATATGGTGGAGAAATATCCTGACTTGGAGCGTGGGGAGAGCGCCAGCAGGACAGGCCGGAAGCATATCCCCACCCGGCTTTTCAAACAGGCGGTTTCCCTCTCCCGGCAGGCAAGAGCCATTGAAGCCACACTGGACGGCATTAACCCGCTGAACGCCGGAAAGAAAAAAGAGGAAGCCCTCTCCATGCTGAAAAAGTGGTTCCCGCAGATGGAGAATTTCTCCGGGCAGTTGAAAAAGTACAAGGTCACAATCAATGACCTGCTGGCGGAGAATGAGAAGTTGGAAGCAAGGGCAAAGGCCAGCGAAAAAGGAAAGATGAAAGATACGATGGAACGGGCAAAGCTGAAAAGCGAACTGGACAATTTACAGCGGCTGGTTGACCGTATCCCGCCGGATATACTGGCGGAACTGAAACGTCAGCAGCGGCACACGGTAAAGGAAAGGTGA
- the tndX_1 gene encoding recombinase — MKQPYNTTIYNTALYMRLSRDDELQGESGSIQTQRMMLRQYAAEHGLNVIDEYIDDGWSGTNFDRPDFQRMIDDIEDGKINCVVTKDLSRLGRNYILTGQYTEIYFPSKGVRYIAVNDNVDTINGENELAPFLNILNEMHARQTSKKVKAAMRTRFANGAHYGAYAPLGYVKDPDKKGHLLIDPETRWIIEKIFDLAVHGRGAASITRILVEEKVPTPGWLNFQRYGTFANIYAGAPEEKAYAWTIAQVKSILKEETYIGHSVHNKQTNISFKNKKKVRKPKEEWYRVENTHEAIISEDVFRQVQEQICNRRRRQKNGTTQIFSGLVKCADCGWSLAYGMNSQNKNPYAHYHCSKYGQGLHQCSMHYIRYDVLYAYVLSRLQYWSVLAQQDGDKLLKRLLNASDKERNTARKRQTAELKKAEKRKAEVDTLFAKMYEDWSAGRITEYNFNMLSEKYQGEQRELDVKIERLHEAMETAAQTAVDAEKWIGLMKQYVNPTELTAELLNTLIEKILVHEAVKSEDGSREQEVEIFYRFIGKIE, encoded by the coding sequence GTGAAACAACCTTACAATACTACGATTTACAACACGGCGCTTTATATGAGATTGAGCCGGGACGATGAACTGCAAGGAGAAAGCGGGAGTATTCAGACACAACGCATGATGCTCCGGCAATATGCCGCCGAGCATGGCCTGAATGTCATAGATGAATATATCGACGATGGATGGTCTGGAACGAACTTTGACAGGCCGGATTTTCAGAGAATGATTGATGACATTGAGGACGGGAAAATCAACTGCGTTGTTACGAAGGATTTATCCCGCTTAGGCAGAAACTACATTCTGACCGGCCAGTACACGGAAATCTACTTTCCCAGCAAAGGCGTCCGCTATATCGCTGTCAATGACAATGTGGACACCATCAACGGAGAGAATGAGCTTGCCCCATTCCTCAACATTCTGAATGAAATGCACGCCCGCCAGACCAGCAAAAAGGTAAAGGCGGCCATGCGGACACGGTTCGCAAATGGCGCACACTATGGAGCCTATGCTCCGCTTGGCTATGTCAAAGACCCAGATAAGAAAGGCCATCTTCTGATTGACCCGGAAACAAGGTGGATTATCGAAAAGATTTTTGACCTTGCCGTTCATGGCCGGGGAGCCGCCAGCATTACACGGATTTTGGTCGAAGAAAAAGTACCTACTCCCGGCTGGCTGAATTTCCAGAGATACGGCACTTTCGCAAATATCTATGCCGGAGCGCCGGAGGAAAAAGCCTATGCGTGGACGATAGCGCAGGTGAAAAGTATTCTGAAAGAGGAAACCTATATCGGACACAGCGTCCACAATAAGCAGACCAACATTTCATTCAAAAACAAGAAGAAAGTACGCAAGCCAAAAGAGGAATGGTATCGTGTGGAGAACACCCACGAAGCGATTATTTCCGAAGATGTGTTCCGTCAAGTACAGGAGCAGATTTGCAACAGGCGCAGACGGCAGAAGAACGGCACAACACAGATATTTTCCGGGCTGGTAAAATGTGCGGACTGCGGCTGGTCGCTGGCCTATGGTATGAACAGCCAGAACAAAAATCCCTATGCCCACTACCATTGTAGCAAGTACGGGCAAGGATTGCACCAGTGTTCCATGCACTATATCCGCTATGATGTGCTTTACGCCTATGTCCTTTCCCGTCTGCAATACTGGTCTGTGCTGGCACAGCAGGATGGGGACAAACTTCTGAAACGGCTACTTAACGCCAGCGACAAGGAACGCAATACTGCAAGGAAGCGGCAGACAGCCGAACTGAAAAAGGCGGAAAAGCGCAAAGCAGAAGTAGACACCCTGTTTGCAAAAATGTATGAGGACTGGTCTGCCGGACGCATTACAGAATACAATTTCAATATGCTGTCCGAAAAGTATCAGGGCGAACAGCGAGAATTGGACGTAAAAATTGAACGGCTTCACGAAGCGATGGAGACCGCCGCCCAGACAGCGGTTGACGCTGAAAAGTGGATAGGTCTGATGAAACAGTATGTCAATCCCACAGAATTGACGGCTGAACTTCTGAATACGCTGATTGAAAAAATCCTTGTCCATGAAGCGGTCAAAAGTGAGGACGGAAGCCGGGAACAGGAAGTGGAAATCTTCTACCGCTTTATCGGCAAAATCGAATGA